A window of the Candidatus Zixiibacteriota bacterium genome harbors these coding sequences:
- the hemW gene encoding radical SAM family heme chaperone HemW: MAAGIYVHIPFCLSRCNYCDFYSITADDFIINEFYEALLTQIELVSQRKWGKRIYNTIYLGGGTPPLIGDEKIGEIIWHLRKCFNFTPNTEITIEANPESVSPDLLKNLHDFGINRITLGVQSFNDNLLKTLGRPHNSETADKAIDMIYNAGFENIGIDLIFGIPGQTIAVWRDTLKKAINKQPPHISAYELTIENETPIERMINSGELTLLDDDLIAEMYQILHEMLTESGYKRYEVTNYAKPGFECRHNLKYWTDRKYLGLGPSAHSYYTKYRTSSYKSVDKYVAALNKGKLPTVFKEELSDEQKSQERLMLGLRLASGIDIMTVREAIDKEKMAEFIQQGYLKKSINTIALTDRGFMIADEIIVKLLKR, from the coding sequence ATGGCAGCAGGTATATATGTTCATATTCCATTTTGTCTTTCCAGGTGCAATTACTGCGATTTCTATTCTATTACCGCCGATGATTTTATTATTAACGAATTTTATGAAGCGCTTTTGACTCAGATTGAATTGGTATCACAAAGAAAATGGGGTAAACGAATATACAATACTATCTATTTGGGCGGCGGCACTCCGCCTCTTATAGGTGATGAAAAAATCGGAGAGATAATTTGGCATCTCCGAAAATGTTTTAATTTTACTCCCAACACCGAGATAACTATTGAGGCTAATCCGGAATCGGTGTCGCCTGATTTACTAAAGAATCTTCATGATTTTGGTATAAACAGAATAACTCTTGGCGTGCAGTCTTTTAATGACAATCTTTTGAAGACCTTAGGCAGGCCGCACAATTCCGAAACTGCCGATAAAGCAATCGATATGATTTATAATGCCGGATTCGAAAATATTGGCATTGACCTTATTTTTGGTATCCCCGGTCAGACTATTGCTGTCTGGCGTGACACACTGAAGAAAGCCATTAATAAACAGCCGCCTCATATATCGGCCTATGAGCTTACGATAGAAAATGAAACCCCTATCGAACGGATGATAAACAGCGGCGAGCTTACGCTTTTGGATGATGACCTTATTGCTGAGATGTATCAAATTCTCCATGAGATGCTGACCGAAAGCGGCTATAAAAGATATGAGGTTACAAATTATGCCAAACCCGGCTTTGAATGCCGCCATAATCTGAAATACTGGACTGATAGAAAATATCTCGGCTTGGGACCATCAGCGCACTCCTATTATACTAAGTATCGCACTTCAAGCTATAAAAGCGTTGATAAATATGTTGCCGCTTTGAATAAGGGGAAATTGCCGACTGTTTTTAAAGAGGAGCTTTCCGATGAACAAAAAAGCCAAGAAAGGCTCATGCTTGGCTTGCGTCTGGCTTCCGGCATCGATATTATGACTGTAAGAGAAGCGATAGACAAAGAAAAGATGGCTGAATTTATCCAACAGGGATACTTAAAAAAATCGATTAATACGATTGCCTTAACCGATCGCGGTTTTATGATTGCCGATGAGATTATTGTTAAACTGCTGAAGAGATAG